The following are from one region of the Nicotiana tomentosiformis chromosome 7, ASM39032v3, whole genome shotgun sequence genome:
- the LOC117276509 gene encoding uncharacterized protein gives MPKFEKYDGHGDPIAHLKIYCNQLRGAGGKEELLMAYFGESLTEIISKWYMDKEISHWHIWDDLARDFVRQFQYNVNIAQDRNSMSNLKKKTAERFREYAIKWRKQAARVKPPMDETKMVTVFLQAQEADYF, from the coding sequence ATGCCAAAGTTCGAGAAGTATGATGGGCACGGAGATCCAATTGCTCATCTAAAAATATACTGCAATCAGCTACGTGGGGCTGGTGGGAAAGAAGAGTTGTTGATGGCCTATTTCGGAGAAAGCCTGACAGAAATCATCTCGAAATGGTATATGGATAAGGAAATCTCCCACTGGCACATATGGGATGATTTAGCCCGAGATTTTGTCAGACAATTCCAGTACAACGTCAACATAGCTCAAGACAGAAACTCCATGtctaacttgaagaagaaaaccGCGGAAAGGTTTCGCGAGTATGCTATCAAATGGCGCAAGCAGGCCGCCCGAGTAAAACCGCCTATGGACGAGACGAAAATGGTTACAGTCTTCTTGCAGGCCCAAGAGGCTGATTATTTTTAG